The DNA region GCGCGGGTGATGAAAACTTCCCTGTCATAGCTCCACGGAATGACGTCGACTTTTTCGTTGTTGAGCTCTTTGCTCACCGCCTGAATGCGGATGCCCTTCATGCCGACGCAGGCGCCGACCGCATCGATGCGCTTGTCGTTGGAGGATACCGCGATCTTCGAACGTTCGCCGGGCTGGCGCGCCACGGCTTTGATTTCAATGATGCCGTCGTAGATTTCCGGTACTTCCAATTCGAACAGCCGCACGAGAAACTTGGGATCGCTGCGCGAAACGATGATTTCCGGGCCACGGCTGGTGCGCCGCACTTCCTTCACCAGCGCGCGAAGATTGTCGCCGCGGCGGTAACGCTCGCTTTCGATTTGTTCTTTTCTGGGCAGGAGCACTTCGGTGCGATCGACATTCAGGAAGACATCGCCGCGGCTGATCTGCCGGATGTCGCCCATGACGATTTCGCCGATGCGCGTCTCGAATTCATCCGAAATGGCTTTCTTTTCCTCGTCGCGGATGCGCTGGTTGAGGTTCTGCTTGGCGGAAGTGATCAGCCGCCGGCCGAAGGCCATCGGGTCGATGATCACCAGAAATTCATCGCCGACGTCGAAATCCGGCTCGGTTTGGCGGGCGGTCTCGAGGTCGATCTCGCGCACCTCATCGGTGACCTGTTCGACGATCATCTTGGTTTGGTGAATTTCGATCTCACCCTTGTCCAGGCTGACGTAGACATCGAAATTGTCGGTGGTGCCGTACTTTTTCTTGATCATTCCCATGACCGTGGAATGAACAATCTCCGTCAACTGGTCCTTGTCGATGTTCTTTTCTTTGATGAGTTGCGAGAAGGCTTCCGCAATTTCGCTTTTCATGACACTGCCATCCTGATTGACTACCACTGCATTCTTAATTTGCCGTACTCGATTTCGGGCCAGGGCATGGCGAGCGGCCCGGCCTCGGTTGCCAGCACCAGGCTCTCCGCGGTGACGGTTTCGATCACGCCCTCCAGCTCGCGGGGCTCTTCCAGTCCGTGGCGGCGAAGCCACACTGTCCGGCCGAGGTTTCTTTGAAAATCCCGCATCGTGCGCAACGGCCGGTCAACTCCCGGCGAGGAAACTTCGAGGCGATACCGGCCGGGGATGAGATCGCTGGTGTCGAGCTCATCGCTGATGGCCTGGCTGATGGCGGCACACGTAT from bacterium includes:
- the nusA gene encoding transcription termination factor NusA, with translation MKSEIAEAFSQLIKEKNIDKDQLTEIVHSTVMGMIKKKYGTTDNFDVYVSLDKGEIEIHQTKMIVEQVTDEVREIDLETARQTEPDFDVGDEFLVIIDPMAFGRRLITSAKQNLNQRIRDEEKKAISDEFETRIGEIVMGDIRQISRGDVFLNVDRTEVLLPRKEQIESERYRRGDNLRALVKEVRRTSRGPEIIVSRSDPKFLVRLFELEVPEIYDGIIEIKAVARQPGERSKIAVSSNDKRIDAVGACVGMKGIRIQAVSKELNNEKVDVIPWSYDREVFITRALSPAKPVRVLIDEPNNRAVAVLPDDQVSLGIGRGGQNRRLTSKLTGVEIEIMKESEYRQMIEEQRGKETPLEYVAGLSQAMLTKLKDAGFNTVNDVLKAGEQSLTEIKGIGEKTAEKIWALVHGSDSAAPQAAAAPAAQPEAESEEAAAAEGEVEEGGEEEGEEVVESGELAHAEENAGDNEPQPLPVAGDV
- a CDS encoding ribosome maturation factor RimP, whose amino-acid sequence is MDPLRERLLPIITPIVVERFGLDFIDLELKGGRSNKVVRIVVDADGGVKLDTCAAISQAISDELDTSDLIPGRYRLEVSSPGVDRPLRTMRDFQRNLGRTVWLRRHGLEEPRELEGVIETVTAESLVLATEAGPLAMPWPEIEYGKLRMQW